The genomic stretch CAATTCTAAGGATGCTGATTGTTCGTTAGGGTAGTACACAGGCACTGAGCGACTTTTGAAGGTAACGATTTTCATCATTTCCTATTACACCTCCGATCGATTTCCTCCATTCTATCGTAAACCTTTTAGCTCCTTATGAAACAGTCATGAGAATTATGTTTATTTTACTTACAATTGTCTAACATTTCGACATTTTTCGCAAGTGCCTAAATGAATGGGCTGTTGGATTGGACCGAATAAACGATCGCAATGCTTGTGAGATGAAGCGGATAAAAGCTGCGCCATATCACCCTTGGAATCTTTACTTTGTCTGCGCTGCGCATGAAATCAGGCAAATATACGATAAGAAAAGTAGCAAATAAGCTGAAGGCTTGAATGAACCAGCCCTTTACAAAGAAACTTACCACATTTAAGAAGAAGTGAAACAACGTATACTGCTGTACCTGAGCATAGCGATAAATAAGGACGAGTATAATGACATAAGCGCCATAGCTGAATGGAACCGTCTCCAAAAATCCAGCAAAGGCAGCGGCGAGCAGCACTTGCAGGAGAGGCTTGCCGCTCCATTTATCAAGAAGGCGCAGAAGCAGCAGGCAGGCGAGTAGAGAGCCTACCGTATTGACTTCCAGCCTGTGGAAGGCGATTTGATAAGGCAGCTGTGAGAGTAGGGCAATCACAGTCATTCTTCCAAGATATCGATTCATATTACTCGTGCGGGAATAGCCAAGCACGATGCAGTAAGCATAGAATGGCAAAGCCAAACGCCCGATTATTCTCCAAGTCATATTTTCTGGAAACCAAACAAGTCCGATATGATCGATTAGCATAGTGAGCATGGCTAAAAATTGAATCAAAATCACCTACATTCTCTCGATGTTTATATGGTGTAGTATAAGTGATTTTAGGGATAAGGAACAGGAAGACCTCCAAGCCGCTTTGCGCGTGTTAGGAGGTCTTCGTCAATGTCTATGTGCTAAAGGCCAGCGTTCTTCTGAAGCCGACGGGCAATTTGCATAAAATCCTCTTGGGAGATGCCAGGCGCAAATTCCTCCGGCAGCTCGCTTAAATCGGGCATTGGCGCTCCATGCGGAGCCCCCTGAATGACCTCGAGCGGAGCGCCAGTGAGCGGGTTCTGACCGTTCCAAATGAGAACAATATCCTTGAAGTCGTTCTGACTGAAGGTATAGAGCTTATTGCCAAGCCCCATCGCTTCATATTTCCGTGCGGCCTCAAAGCTATTGTTGCTGAGATTAGGAATAGGGATCAGCTTCTTGACATCAACACCTGTCGCAATCTCCAGCGCTTTCGCGTAGGCGAGCACATGAACGCCGCCCCGAACGAGTAAATATCCGATCATTGCACGCGCAGTAGGGTGGTCCGTCATTTCATAAACACGCATCTTATGCGTTCGTGCTCCACATTCCAAGAAAAAGTTATGAAGCAGGTCGAGCACTAGGTTGCCGCTGCTGAATACATTGTCACCCGTCCACGCGCGCCCCATAGAATCGCCAGGCAGAGAGGTTTGAGCGGTTTGGATAAAGAAATAACTATTTCGTTTATTGACTCCTTCCCTTAGCGGAGTGGAGTCTGGATCGCCAGCGCTTGTGGTTCCGGTAAGCACCATATTAATAGCTGTCGAAACAAGCTCTACGTGGCCAAACTCCTCAGCAGTTATACTCGATACGAGATCGTAGAAGGGCTTCAGCTTTTTCTTTTCACGAAAATTAAAAGATTGGTACATGTAGTTGTTCAAGGTCGACATTTCGCCAAACTTTCCTCCAAGCAACTCTTGCACCGCTGCCGCTGCATTGGCATCCGCATAAGGGGAAGGCGGGAGCTCTACCTGAAGGCGGTTTATTCGTTCAATCACGAGCTTGCTCACCTCTTCTCATCAACAATTCAATTTCTTCATATGTATGACAGCTCTCGCAGTCATAGACCGTTGATGTCAAAAAGGGCCAAGCTCTGTCGAATGAACTTAAGCGAAGGGATTAGAGCCTAGAGCAATGAAATGACCAGCAGCTCATAAAGGATGAGCGGGAGTACGGTGTTATACGAATTCATGAAGGCGCGAGGATCGCGCAGCGTACATTCCAGATATAAGACACAGTGATCGATGTGCATAATTCTTCCTTCATAGACATGACCATCGACCATTTGGACACAAACATACTTATGAATATGTCCACCGCACATATTCATTACGCGGTCACGGACCTCCATGACCATAGCGGTATGCTGCGGCTCGGCCTGATAGAGAAGCGGAGCCGCTTTTGGCATGCCCATCGGCCCTGCATTCGCCATGCCCACCGGGCCAGCATTCGGCATGCCCATCGGGCCAGCATTCGCCATGCCCATTGGACCTACGTTGGGCGTGCCCATCGGTCCAGCGTTGGCCATGCCCATTGGACCTACGTTCGGCGTGCCCATCGGTCCAGCATTCGCCATGCTCATTGGACCTACGTTCGGCGTGCCCATCGGCCCAGCATTCGCCATGCCCGTCGGTCCGGCGTTCGACATGCTGCCCAGATTGCTCGTATTCGGCATATTGCTCATCCCGGCTGCATTCGGCGCATTGCCCATGTTTCCGATGTTACCCGTGTTCATCATATTTTCAGCCAAGTCAAAGACCTCCATTCATATGGTATCTCATATAGGTATGCAGGAGAGATGCGGCTCATACAAAAAAAGAAAAGGACAACAATTATCGTTGAACTTATGCACTCGTCCATGCGTAACTCTTAAATTTGCATAGAATATAGTAAGTTCGAGAGAGAGGGGGAATAGAAATGTCCGCAAAAAAAACGTTTAAGGTCAGCAATGTTAAATCTACTAGCCGTGCTCGTATAACTTCTAATTGCAGCTGCAAAGAACATCATAAAAGCTGTGGCTGCGGCCGCAGAGTAGATCCTGCTGTCGAAGCTATGCAAGTGGCAGGAAAAGATTTAAGTGATACTTTCAAGCAATTAAAAGATGAGCACACAGCAGCTAAATTAGTTAAAGCGATTCGTTGTCGTGATGCTAAAGCCGTACAAGATCTGCTTGATTGCAAATGCCGTGTCGTGTGCTTCTTCTGCACGCATGACAAAGATTGTGTCAGAATTTGCTGCGCTTTCGGTAGATCTAGTGATGTTACAGTTTCGTTTGACATTTGTGTAAAAAGAGCACAGGATCAATGTCACCGCAAATCTTGGTTCTAATCGTAATAAGAAGAGCTGTCCCAGCTAACTCTGGGGCAGTTTTTTTGTTGTATAGGAAACTATGGATTCTCCGAACCTGTTAATAACGATGCTGCTCCAGCAGCCGGAGAGGGGATAACGAAAGCTAACGGAAACCAGAGACGCTAAAGTGCCATTTTTGGTTAGCATCACATTTTAACGGAAGTGGGAGACGCTATTACGCAGAAATGAACCGAAATCCGGCATGTAGACTACAAATAGAGGCTCCTGTTTCCGTTAGAATCTTGAAATGAACAATAAAGGCGATTTAGCGTCTCTGGTTTCCGTTAGAGGTCCGAGCTGACGCGTCTGCGATGTGCAATCACCTGTAAGGGTGATTTTGTTCTTTGGGAAACTATGGATTTTCCGAACCTGTTGATAACGAAAGCTAACGGAAACCAGAGACGCGAAAGTTCCATTTTTGCATAGAACAAAGGCGGCGGCAGCACGAGCTCTGCTGTTACAGTCAATCATAAGAATGAGCAGGAGTAGTAGTAGTAGTAGGCTATCCTGCACATTTGCAGGGTAGCCTACTCTTTTTAATGGTTTAGGAGAGCTATCCTGTACGTAAGCAGGATAGCTGCCCACAATGGAGATCAGATGGCTGGAAATGAGCTGAAATGACGAGCTATAATGCGTGAATACAGGATAGGTTAGCTAGAGCGTCCCAATAGTGTGAAGTTACTGCAAAAGTGCAGGATAGCTTCCGCGCTGGGAGTAGGGGAAGGGAGGATTTGAGAAGCGGCATCGAGCGTAGGGAAAGTTGAGGAAAAAGACGATGTGCGTGTGTGAGTTTTGTGAAGTATATGGGGGGATATACAAACATGCCTAGAACAAAGGCAGTGCCAGCAGTCGGAGTGCGGATAATGAAAGCTAACGGAAACCAGAGACGCTAAAGTGCCATTTTTGGTTAGCGTCACATTTTAACGGAACAGGGAGACGCTATTTCGCAGAAATGAAGCGAGATCCGGCATATAGGGGACAAATAGAGGCCTGTGTTTCCGTTAGAATTTTGGAATGAAAAATAAAGGCGATTTAGCGTCTGTGGTTTCCGTTAGAAGTGTGAGCTGGAATAAAGGGCAGAATCACAGCAGAGGGATGGGGCACATAGTATAGAGGAGTGAGAGTCCGAAAAAAATGAACAAGCAAAGAGGGGATATGGATGCCGAGAATACCTAATTTTCCTCAGGAGCTGTTGGATGAGCATCGTGTATGGCATCATACGAATCATTTGACGCCTGGGACAGTGCCGCCGCCTGGTTACGGGGAACGCTTCTTGAAGTTTCATCGGGATTACATCAATCGCGTGTACAATTGGCATGATTCTATGGGCTATGATCGAAGCTGGATTGCAGGCTGGCCCGAGATTCCAGAAGCGATAAGGCGTTCTCCCTGCTATAATGCAGCGGCTGAGCAGCGTGTGCAATTTAATCCGCGCTCGTTCACGTCGGCAGATCAGCTGGGCAGCTTTATTGAGACAAATCTCCATGGCTGCTTTCATGAAATGGGGGCGCGGATTTATAATCAGCCAGAGCTCAACGATTTTGATCTTGCGCCGCGGCATACTGAATTTTATAATATTCATGGGCTGATAGACCAATGGTATACGAATTGGGAACGTGCGTGGGGGGCTCGCGTACAAACCAGCAAAAACGCTGCCGGCATCAAGTACAGCCGTGCAGCGCCCGCAGTACGCTCGTATAATAAGAAAAGTCGCGCGGCACGAATTGCTGCGCCCGTACCAAGCGCTGTACGCTCGTCAACTGCTCGCTCTGAGCGCCGAGTTCAACCCCAACTGCCGACAGCTCTGCTAAAGAGCCCTCAAATAGTGCAATCAGCTCATCCAGATCAGCCTCGTAAACGCCAGCCACTTCTTCAGGCTGCAGCTTTAGTTCGGTCAAAGGGAGCTCGCACACGAGGCCAAAAACGTCGCTAACCTCGCGGTCGATGAAGGGGATGCCGTTCACAAGCCCGCTTGCATCCTCGCGAGTTTGGCAGAGAGGAATGAGCTGCTCGAAGGCAGCACTCACGCCCAGCTCCTCCTCGAGCTCGCGAATCGCCTCGCGGATAGTCTCCCCTGCGGCCAAATGACCTGCGGCCGTTATATCGTAGCAGCCAGGATTCGTATCCTTACCCGCTTGACGCAGCTGGAACCGCACGTATCTGCGGTTCTCCACGCGCCGCGTCAGCCAGCAATGGAAGGTGCGATGCCAATAGCCGCGTGCATGCGTCTCTGCGCGAGTAGCAGTGCCAAGCGGCTGCAGCTGCTCGTCATAAATGTCGAACAGCTCATCAGCCACGTGCAGTTGCCTCAAGCTGGGATGTGCAGTGCTTGCAGCGTGTAGCCTTGATTGGTACATTGGACAAGCAGTAAGGGCATTCCTTTTCCGTTGCTTCTACAGGCGCGACTTCCTTTTTCTCATTGCGGCGAAGGATGTTGATTACCTTAACGAGCATAAAGATACAAAATGCGACGATGAGGAAATCGATCATGACATTAATAAATTGGCCGTAAGCGATAGAAGGTACAACTGCATCAGGGTTCGCAACTTTGAACACTGCTTCGCCTTCCTTTGTATACAAAGGAATGGTCAGATCTTTAAAATCAATCCCGCCGATTAGCCGTCCGATCGGAGGCATAATCATATCATTGACGAGCGAAGTGACGATTTTTCCGAACGCTCCGCCAATAATGACACCGACTGCGAGGTCGATGACATTGCCTTTCATTGCAAACTCTTTGAATTCCTTAACAATTTTCATAGGTTCTCCTCCTAAGACTTCTTTTGAAGCTCAAACATGCTCCATAAGTATTTCCTTTTCCTATCATAATAGCCGAATTTGGAGTTAATAGAAATCCCTCTCATGTTATTGCAATTATTTGTAATATTTTGTGCGAAATGAAAGGACTTTAGTGTGGATTGTCGAATTTTACTATTAAGAAGTGAATATATGGATACTTAAGGAGTCTTATGGCCTACTCTATAATTATTGGAAACCCCTATTATCTCATTTTATCGATTATAATTATGTGCTTTGCTTCCTATACCATGCTGAATATGATTGAGCAGCTGCAGTCCCGCAACCAACTTGCTGTCTTCAACTGGATTATTGGTGGAGCCTCTGTATTTGGACTAGGTCTGTGGACGATGCATGTGGTCTCGCTGCTCGCATCCGATTATAGATTGGTTATGAATTGGTCCATGCTATTTGTTCTGCTCTTATCTACAATTATGGTTTACGTTTCATTACGTGTACTGAAACAGAAGAGGGCTGTGCGAGGACGCTATCTATTTAGTGCACTATTAATGGCGCTTGGTACTAGCATTTTGCAGTATATGTCTATGCTGTCAGAATCAACGGCCGGTATAAAAATGAATTGGCTGCTTTACATGCTTTCTTTTGGAGTGAGCTTCCTCGGCGCTTATTTGGCTTTTTACTGGCTGGCGGCGAAGACCTCCAAGTATAAGCTTAAAGGGTGCTTGTCGCTGGGTTTGTCTAACATGGCGCTGCATCAGATCGGTCTGCATGCACTAAAAGTAGAGTATAGAGATATTTTGTCAACGGATTTACTAAACGAATATTTGCTCCTGCTTGCGTTTTTGCTGGGGCTGTCTACTTTAATTATTTTGAGCTTTAGTCTAACTACATGGCTCACTGCGAGCAAATACAGCCAAATGAATGAGCGTTACAGGCTGCTTGTTGAAAACTCGATGGATACGATTGCGTTAATTAACGGCGACAGTTGGGAGTTCATGAATCGGGCTGGATTGAATATGTTTGAGGTGGAGTCGGAGAAGGGTATTATAGGTACAAGCATTTATCAGCTATTGGATGAGAAATATCATTTTGAAATGGAAGCGTGTCTCTCGGCGGAACAAAGCAGTGAGGAAGCATCTATGAAGCCGATCGAGCTGCAATGGAAGTCGCAGCAGGGTACTCTGCTCCATACGGAGATGGTTAGAGCAAGCTCCTTTTTCTCTGGAAAACAAATTGTACAGGTCATCATTCGCGACATCTCCGAGCGCAAGAAAAATGAAGAGCTGCTTATCAACTCCGAGAAGCTGTATGTAGCGGGTCAATTGGCTGCAGGCATAGCGCATGAAATCCGAAACCCGCTCACCTCGTTAAAGGGTTTCTTACAGCTCATTACTACGGGCAGGGGAAATAGCAGTCATTTCTATGACATTATGAAATCGGAGCTTGAGCGAATTGAAACGATCGTTAGTGAATTGCTGATGCTCTCGAAACCGCAGAGCTATGAGCTTGTTCATCATGATTCCGGTCGAATCATGGAAGACACGGTCAACCTGCTGCAGACGCAGGCGATATTGCATGGCGTTACTATTGAATTCGAGCTGGAAGCTCGTCCACTCTGGGTACTTGGCGTTGAAAGCCAGCTGAAGCAGGTGTTTATTAACTTACTCAAAAATGCGATTGAATCTATGCATAGCGGTGGCGTGGTTTCTATTAGCATGTCTTTGGAAGAAGAGCAAGGCGTGATCATCCGAATTAAGGATGAAGGCTCCGGTATTGGCAAGGAGCAGCTGGCTAAGATCGGCCAGCCCTTCTACACGACGAAAGATAAAGGAACGGGACTCGGCTTAATGGTTACTTACAAAATTATCGACAATCATCATGGTCAGATAACGGCAGAGAGCGTTGTCGGAGTAGGGACCACCTTTATCATCAAGCTGCCCTACAAGGAGCATACTAGTATGAACAAGAAAAGCAAGGCCGAAGCATAAGAAGGGACTTCCAAGTGCAAGTATGCAAATTCTATAGCAGCTTTTATTAGGATAGGCGATGAGCCCAAGAATGCTTCCGTGTGAGGTATTCTTGGCTTTTTTAAATGTAGGAAAGTATAAGTTTCACCTTGTAAGCTGTGATGCATTAGGCATGGCCCCTAGCTTAGATGTTAGGCATGGGGAGGATTTTTTTTGTATAATAGCTGGAGGAGGGGATTGAATTTGGCAGAACCGCTGAAGGCCATGTATGATGGCGATTTTTTGGAACAATTTGCGAGTCTGGTGAAGAAGGCTTGGAGTCCCTTTAATGAAGCTGTTTTTGTAGAGCGCGTCAGGGACGATAGCTGGGAGCAGCTGGAGCTTAAAGCGCGTGCTCGTAAAATAACAGAGGCACTGGGCGCCGAATTGCCGCAGTCCTATGAAGAAGCATTGGCTGTTCTATATCAAATAGATGAACAATGTAGAGGTCTTCCTTTCATTTTTTTTCCCGACTTTGTTGAAGTTTTCGGGATGGCGCCGCAGCATTGGGAGCTGTCGCTAGCTGCGCTGGAGAGATTCACAGAGCGTTCGACTGCTGAATTCGCGATTAGATCATTTATATTAAAGGATCCGGAGCGTATGGCTGCACATATGCTGGGCTGGACAAGCCATCCGAATGAGCATGTCAGGCGTCTCGCGAGTGAAGGTATCAGGCCTCGTCTGCCTTGGGCACAAGCGCTGCCGCTCTATAAGCGGGATCCTTCGCCGATTATTCCGATTTTGGAGAAGCTGAAAGGGGATTCTTCCCTTTATGTTCGCAAGAGCGTTGCCAATAATCTAAATGATATTGCGAAGGATCATCCCGATTTGGTGATCGAGCTAGCGAATGCTTGGCGAGGACAGGATGTACATACGGACTGGATTATTCGGCATGGCTGCCGAACCTTGATCAAGCAGGCCCACCCGCAGATTATGAGTCTGTTCGGCTATTCTGAGCATGAGGCGGCTGATGAGGGAGTTACAACACTTGTCAGTGCTGCTGAGCTGCAGGTTGTCCCAAGCTCGGTATCGATTGGGGGAGAGGTGTCATTGCAGTACCGGGTACAGCTGCGCGAGGGCGAACAAGCCAAGCTTCGTATCGAATATGGCATTGCATTCGTAAAGTCTGGAGGGAAAACGTCGCTTAAACGATTTTTGCTATCGGATCGCGAATATGCCGGCGGAGCAGTGGCTTCGGCTGTTCGCGTTCATCGTTTTGCTAATTTGACGACGCGCAAGCATTATGCCGGACTTCATCGCGTGACGTTGTGGGTAAATGGAAGAGAAGTTGCAGCAGCCGATTTACTTGTGACGGAGGCTGATCCGCAATGACTATTGGCGCCCGCGTTTTGAAGACGGGAATGGCTCTTGCCTTGGCAATTTATTTAAGTGATTGGTTTGGCTTTGCCTCACCGCTAATTGCAGCTGTGGCAGCTATATTCACGATACAGCCGTCTATTTATCGATCCTGGCAGCGTGTAGCGGATCAGGTACAGACGAATTTATTAGGCGCTGCGATCGCCATCATTGCCGTAAGATTGTTTGGCCATACACCGATAGCAGTCGGACTCGTCTGTGTTCTTGTCATTCTAATTAGCATTCGTCTAAAAATGGAAAGCACCATCAGCTTGACGCTCGTAACGGTAGTCGCGATTATGGAGGCGAACGGTCAAGGCTGGAGTGTAGCAGTTGAACGGCTGTTGATGGTGCTTACAGGCATTGGCTCTTCTTTCGCTGTGAATGTGCTCATCTTTCCACCGCGTCCAAGACGTCAGTTTACAGAGCAAGTACATCAGGCTTATGCGCAATTGTCCTTGCTGCTGCGAACAGCCGTATCCAATGAAATGAAGGAGCAAATCTTCCGTCAAGAGAAGGAAAACCTCCATGTTACGCTGCGCAGGCTGGAGGACCGCTATGTCGTTTTCGAGGAGGAGCGGAAGGTGCTTGCTCGTGCGAAGACGAGTCATACGCGGCAGCTGCTTGTTTCCAAGCAAATGATCAAGACGCTGCAAAAAGGGGCAGATCTTCTCGATGTGGTCGAGGAGCATTATTTTGCTTCCCCTAGTGCGGGCGAATGGGCGCTGCGCTTTGACGGACAAATTGAGGATTTATCCAAGTATCATGAGCAAATTCTGCTGAAGGCACAGGACAAAATGAAGCCTAATGCGCTAATCGAGCCAGAGGAGGAGCGTGAGGCGCGTTTTGTAAAAGAATTATCCGCCTATATTATGGATGATCCAGATGAGCATAAACGACTCGTCTTTGTCGCATCGGGGCTGTTCGAATACGCGTACCATCTGCGCCGCCTGGAAAAGCTGATCGATCAAGTGAATCAGCGAGAGGAAAGCGCGAAGCACAGCGGAGAAGCTCCTTTAGCGAAGGAAAGAGAAGCCGCTAATAAGGGATAATCGCCCGCAGCATGAACGAGAAATAAAAAACAGCAGGTAGAGCCACGCGTATAAGCGAGTGCTCCACCTGCTGTTTTTGTTGAAATATAGGAAAGTATATCATTTTGCGATTCTTTCTCTATATTTCTCCGGAATGAAACGCGCCACCGCCATAAGGACGGCGACAGCCGTTTCACCTTGTACATTCTAGCAGTGTTCTATTGATCGTCGTCGGTTTTATTGCTGCCCTCGTGACGGCGAGGATGCTGCATATGTGCTTCTGGATCATTGTCATCATCATGTGGGACCAGTCGTGGATCGGTATGCCCCTTATGGTGATTGTTGAAGAAGAGTTCAACTAGCTGCCATTCCGTTGCTCCAAGTATAGGATCAGCTGGGAATGTGTCGCCACGCTCAAGCTGCTCATCACGACCCCATTCATTTCGGTACGTACCCTTTACCTCAACCGGCTCCCCAGACATGGGATTCATCTCATTATGATTATTTGTATCGCTCATATGGTGTCACCCAACCTTCCTATTCTCATAATTTGTGCTGCGACACTGCTTTGTGATCGGCATATTCATCTTCACAAGAATATCCTCAACAGTGTGCCACAAAAGGAAGAAATGTATGAGCCAAGGTACTATTTTCATAAGGCTCAACCATTCAGCTGATAACGGGATTCGAGTCGTTTGCCCCCAAACCACAAGACTAGAACAGCAGTAATCGAGACAAAAATACGCCAAGGCTCATCCACCAGATTGCCAATATCGAAGCTGATCAAGGAGATACAGAAGATCATAACGGCCTTTCCGAGCAGCGTAGCAAGCAGAAACGTGTGAAAAGGGATTTTGCTCAGACCTGAGACGACGGTAATAATGACCGACGGTGTGAATGGAAAGCAAGAGAGCAAAAACAACGGCGTAAATCCTCTTTTTTCCACCCAATTAAAAAACCGCTGCGATTTTGGAAAACGTTTCTCCATCCGTCCCTTTACATTTCGCCCCAGCTTGCGGCTAATCCAAAATACACAGACAGCGCCGGTAGTTACGCCGATCCAGGAGAATAAGAAACCAAAGCCCAGACCGTAAATATTGGCATTAGCCGCAATGATAAGGATTAAAGGGAGGAAGGGGAGAAACGATTCAATCATCGGCAGCAAAATGCCGGGAAAAGGCCCCCACTGGGAATAGCTTTCCAGTGTCCATTGTATGGAATCGAGATCCAAGTGCTTTATGTATTCCAGCCAGTTGCGCCAATCGTCCATAGTGTTAACCCCGTTCTAATTTGTTTGTAGCTTTATCATTTACAGTGAACAGCCGGATCGGGAGGAAAAAATAAAATACGCCAATGAGCCCAAAAAGAATTGCACTCATCCAGAAGACAGCTGCCTCTCCTCTCCAAGCAGCAATCAAACCGCCTATACCGGGTCCGATCATGACGCCAATACCTTCAAAGGTCGATAAAACACCCCAGCCAAGTCCTTCTTGCTTCGGTGGAACATAGGCGGCCAGCAATGCATTCCATGCAGGAAGGATAGCGGAATATGATAATCCAAGACCTGCTGATATAAGTAAACAATACCAGAACGTTAGACCCGAGGCCAGCAGGTACAACCCTAGCGAGAAGAGCATGAATCCCGCCGTTAAAAACCACTTTTTCCCGCCCAGCTTATCGGAGAGCGTTCCCATGGGAACAAGACCAGCAACTGCGCAAACCCCTCCTGCCGTAAGGAGTATGGAGTATTGTGTGCCAGAGAGCCCGAGCTCTTGATCTGCGAAGACAGGCAAAATCGGAATGAGCATGCTCGCACCTGTCGTCTGCAAAATCATTCCTGGCAGAAGCAGCTTGATATGGCTGAGTCTTTCCTTAAGGATGATGAACTGCTGTCGCATGGGTATGCTGCTTGGCGTATTTGCCTTTTCTTTGCTCATAAAGAGCGTCAGCAGACATGCAGCTGCGGACATGCTGACAAGCAGTTTGTAGGTAAACGATACGTTATAATCGAGTAAAATATTACAAACAATTGGACCGCTCCCGAGACCGACCATCCAGATCGTGTACAGCAGTCCCATTTGGGTAGCGCGCTTCTCCTTCGTAACCTTCGTCAAGCAGACAATCCAAATGGGTGACATGCCGATGCCATATAACGCAGCAGATCCAATTAACATCCAGGGCAGCTCCGCAAATTGCAGCAAATAAACGCCGGCAAGCGAAATTATCAGACCGGCCTGTACGACGATTCTAATCGAGAAGCGATCTAATAAATAGCCAATCGCCATTTTCAGAAGAGTATCGGTTATATAGTG from Paenibacillus sp. FSL H8-0548 encodes the following:
- a CDS encoding TraX family protein; translated protein: MIQFLAMLTMLIDHIGLVWFPENMTWRIIGRLALPFYAYCIVLGYSRTSNMNRYLGRMTVIALLSQLPYQIAFHRLEVNTVGSLLACLLLLRLLDKWSGKPLLQVLLAAAFAGFLETVPFSYGAYVIILVLIYRYAQVQQYTLFHFFLNVVSFFVKGWFIQAFSLFATFLIVYLPDFMRSADKVKIPRVIWRSFYPLHLTSIAIVYSVQSNSPFI
- a CDS encoding manganese catalase family protein gives rise to the protein MIERINRLQVELPPSPYADANAAAAVQELLGGKFGEMSTLNNYMYQSFNFREKKKLKPFYDLVSSITAEEFGHVELVSTAINMVLTGTTSAGDPDSTPLREGVNKRNSYFFIQTAQTSLPGDSMGRAWTGDNVFSSGNLVLDLLHNFFLECGARTHKMRVYEMTDHPTARAMIGYLLVRGGVHVLAYAKALEIATGVDVKKLIPIPNLSNNSFEAARKYEAMGLGNKLYTFSQNDFKDIVLIWNGQNPLTGAPLEVIQGAPHGAPMPDLSELPEEFAPGISQEDFMQIARRLQKNAGL
- a CDS encoding NUDIX domain-containing protein; this translates as MADELFDIYDEQLQPLGTATRAETHARGYWHRTFHCWLTRRVENRRYVRFQLRQAGKDTNPGCYDITAAGHLAAGETIREAIRELEEELGVSAAFEQLIPLCQTREDASGLVNGIPFIDREVSDVFGLVCELPLTELKLQPEEVAGVYEADLDELIALFEGSLAELSAVGVELGAQSEQLTSVQRLVRAQQFVPRDFSYYTSVLRALHGCT
- the mscL gene encoding large-conductance mechanosensitive channel protein MscL, with protein sequence MKIVKEFKEFAMKGNVIDLAVGVIIGGAFGKIVTSLVNDMIMPPIGRLIGGIDFKDLTIPLYTKEGEAVFKVANPDAVVPSIAYGQFINVMIDFLIVAFCIFMLVKVINILRRNEKKEVAPVEATEKECPYCLSNVPIKATRCKHCTSQLEATARG
- a CDS encoding ATP-binding protein — its product is MAYSIIIGNPYYLILSIIIMCFASYTMLNMIEQLQSRNQLAVFNWIIGGASVFGLGLWTMHVVSLLASDYRLVMNWSMLFVLLLSTIMVYVSLRVLKQKRAVRGRYLFSALLMALGTSILQYMSMLSESTAGIKMNWLLYMLSFGVSFLGAYLAFYWLAAKTSKYKLKGCLSLGLSNMALHQIGLHALKVEYRDILSTDLLNEYLLLLAFLLGLSTLIILSFSLTTWLTASKYSQMNERYRLLVENSMDTIALINGDSWEFMNRAGLNMFEVESEKGIIGTSIYQLLDEKYHFEMEACLSAEQSSEEASMKPIELQWKSQQGTLLHTEMVRASSFFSGKQIVQVIIRDISERKKNEELLINSEKLYVAGQLAAGIAHEIRNPLTSLKGFLQLITTGRGNSSHFYDIMKSELERIETIVSELLMLSKPQSYELVHHDSGRIMEDTVNLLQTQAILHGVTIEFELEARPLWVLGVESQLKQVFINLLKNAIESMHSGGVVSISMSLEEEQGVIIRIKDEGSGIGKEQLAKIGQPFYTTKDKGTGLGLMVTYKIIDNHHGQITAESVVGVGTTFIIKLPYKEHTSMNKKSKAEA
- a CDS encoding DNA alkylation repair protein, translating into MAEPLKAMYDGDFLEQFASLVKKAWSPFNEAVFVERVRDDSWEQLELKARARKITEALGAELPQSYEEALAVLYQIDEQCRGLPFIFFPDFVEVFGMAPQHWELSLAALERFTERSTAEFAIRSFILKDPERMAAHMLGWTSHPNEHVRRLASEGIRPRLPWAQALPLYKRDPSPIIPILEKLKGDSSLYVRKSVANNLNDIAKDHPDLVIELANAWRGQDVHTDWIIRHGCRTLIKQAHPQIMSLFGYSEHEAADEGVTTLVSAAELQVVPSSVSIGGEVSLQYRVQLREGEQAKLRIEYGIAFVKSGGKTSLKRFLLSDREYAGGAVASAVRVHRFANLTTRKHYAGLHRVTLWVNGREVAAADLLVTEADPQ
- a CDS encoding aromatic acid exporter family protein; the encoded protein is MTIGARVLKTGMALALAIYLSDWFGFASPLIAAVAAIFTIQPSIYRSWQRVADQVQTNLLGAAIAIIAVRLFGHTPIAVGLVCVLVILISIRLKMESTISLTLVTVVAIMEANGQGWSVAVERLLMVLTGIGSSFAVNVLIFPPRPRRQFTEQVHQAYAQLSLLLRTAVSNEMKEQIFRQEKENLHVTLRRLEDRYVVFEEERKVLARAKTSHTRQLLVSKQMIKTLQKGADLLDVVEEHYFASPSAGEWALRFDGQIEDLSKYHEQILLKAQDKMKPNALIEPEEEREARFVKELSAYIMDDPDEHKRLVFVASGLFEYAYHLRRLEKLIDQVNQREESAKHSGEAPLAKEREAANKG
- a CDS encoding transposase, with product MSDTNNHNEMNPMSGEPVEVKGTYRNEWGRDEQLERGDTFPADPILGATEWQLVELFFNNHHKGHTDPRLVPHDDDNDPEAHMQHPRRHEGSNKTDDDQ
- a CDS encoding TVP38/TMEM64 family protein, which translates into the protein MDDWRNWLEYIKHLDLDSIQWTLESYSQWGPFPGILLPMIESFLPFLPLILIIAANANIYGLGFGFLFSWIGVTTGAVCVFWISRKLGRNVKGRMEKRFPKSQRFFNWVEKRGFTPLFLLSCFPFTPSVIITVVSGLSKIPFHTFLLATLLGKAVMIFCISLISFDIGNLVDEPWRIFVSITAVLVLWFGGKRLESRYQLNG